The following coding sequences lie in one Xylocopa sonorina isolate GNS202 chromosome 7, iyXylSono1_principal, whole genome shotgun sequence genomic window:
- the Mcr gene encoding macroglobulin complement-related, protein MWIWILILTFACGDGQSSQDSTESTHTPWNRFEERDQSGPGLRNFGSSSDNVIIKEATYFVVASRMVRPGQIYRLDVNVLYSPIPMMVRASIQRNGVEIAADFKEVKENIPETLMMRLPPTSVNGEYRLRVEGTYNTLTGGQAFLNETKLVFSQRSMTIFIQMDKPVYMQGETIRFRTIPIDTELKAFNNPIDVYMLDPYRRIMRRWLSRQSNLGTVSLTYQLSDQPVFGEWIIQVIAQSQVEEKTFMVEEYYQTRFEVNVTMPAFFFDNDPYIYGTVQANYTSGAPVRGNLTLKARIRTLDKVYTEASEIVERDLYFDEYYPSWLKLTVFYDSKSPVLRFFNGSYQFRYPMSELLNFSPITSGVEVTIIATVGERFLEEVITGFSTSRIFNSTTKIRFLGGSPQVFKPTMPFTLNLVASFHDNSVLRPSQLKGAVMEIRADIEMRSGGRRTLETQILKHSPDNEGVWSTEIDFRKQLGLEQNMEQAQQILNDIFSMKVFAYLTDGEGYRTQTELLLIAHESPNQQHIKISTSTEKPRVGEYMIFHVQTNFYIDTFNYLIMAKGIILLTGQDNMQHNIKTVAIPLSAEMAPVATAVVYHVGQYGNVVADSLTFSVNGISRNNFTVFINNKKARTGENVEVAIYGEPGAYVALSGIDRAFYTMQAGNELTYANVITKMAHFDEDTNGTHSHTWLYHEGDPDQIVYFPSSTFGIDVNRTFDYIGLIVMTDAFVYRRPDNCNRTQGYAECLTGRCYRLDKKCDGVFDCEDGTDEMACEYKNDTDIALFRKWRFNRLQRQYENVWLWKDINIGPHGRFIFNIDVPRRPVHWMITVFSMSPSMGFGMLPKAIEYTGLLPFYINVEMPSRSRQGEQVGVRVSVFNYLRYNIEAVVVLAGSKDYKFVHVEDNGIVQSYRPRTSFGSHQFFIWIPAQDAAIVYLPIVPVRLGDIKVHVYATTVLGRDSVTRTLHVEADGVPQHRHQSILLDLSNRAYVFQYMHVNLTETPIITDKENRYYVFGSNKAVLSLVGDVVGPIFPTMPVNATSLMDLPMDCAEQNMFSFAANLYTTMYMRLINQRNRTQEKESFYYMNIGYQRQLSFMNPDGSFSLFRSDWNQSSPSVWLTAYCARVLQEARFYEWENYLYIDPEVIAQAVSWLLKHQTPEGSFYEVTWLPDRKMNSSLNYENDIITHRNISLTAHVLITLQSVKDLPEGLGTQVAISALGAIKWLERNLNLVEERGKPYEIAIVSYALLLAKASTAGRAFNILANHARREGGLTYWGREQVPLPPYKLENQKPFLLPRLPYTYDSENIETTAYALLVHVARQEIMIEPIVKWLNAQRLTDGGWASTQDTAWAMKALMDYTVRTRIRDVSSLTVTVEATSLQGQTKTLFVNDKNLARLQTIEIPEAWGTVKVQAKGAGYAILQMSVQYNVDIAQFQTQPPVRAFDLVTRANFHGRNQSHISYLSCQRWINTNESSRSGMAVLDVAIPTGYIIQQQTLDRYIQSRQVRNLQRARFLERKVLFYFDYLDQEETCVNFTIERWLPVANMSRYHPIRVYDYYAPERFNETIFDALPIYTLNICEVCGSSQCPYCPIYNTATMLATPTGLLLTVSLLVFVTRYFRTQEFSVG, encoded by the exons ATGTGGATCTGGATTTTGATATTAACCTTCGCTTGCGGGGATGGTCAGTCTTCACAGGACTCGACCGAATCGACGCATACACCTTGGAATCGATTCGAGGAGAGAGATCAATCTGGGCCTGGATTACGAAATTTTGGAAGTTCGTCGGATAATGTTATAATAAAAGAGGC TACTTATTTTGTGGTCGCATCACGAATGGTTAGGCCAGGACAGATCTATCGGTTGGATGTAAACGTCTTGTATAGTCCGATACCGATGATGGTACGTGCGTCTATTCAAAGAAACGGAGTGGAGATCGCTGCAGATTTTAAGGAGGTGAAGGAAAATATACCGGAAACTTTGATGATGAGATTGCCACCCACGTCCGTCAATGGAGAATATAGGTTACGAGTTGAAGGGACCTACAATACTTTAACCGGTGGTCAAGCATTTCTGAACGAAACAAAACTTGTATTTTCACAAAGATCAATGACTATTTTCATTCAAATGGACAAACCGGTATACATGCAGGGTGAAACTATCCGATTTAGAACTATACCGATAGACACTGAACTAAAAGCATTTAATAATCCGATTGATGTGTACATGTTAGATCCGTATAGGAGAATAATGAGAAGGTGGTTAAGCAGGCAAAGCAATTTAGGAACAGTGTCCTTGACATATCAGCTTTCCGATCAACCAGTTTTTGGAGAATGGATTATACAGGTAATAGCGCAAAGCCAAGTGGAAGAGAAAACGTTTATGGTCGAGGAATACTATCAAACACGTTTCGAAGTGAATGTTACCATGCCGGCATTCTTTTTTGACAATGATCCGTATATATATGGCACAGTTCAAGCAAATTACACTAGTGGTGCACCAGTAAGAGGAAACTTGACCCTGAAAGCACGTATCAGAACATTGGATAAGGTATATACGGAAGCTTCTGAAATTGTAGAGAGAGACTTATATTTTGATGAGTATTATCCGTCTTGGTTGAAACTAACAGTTTTTTATGATAGTAAAAGTCCAGTGTTAAGATTTTTCAATGGAAGTTATCAGTTTCGATATCCAATGTCGGAATTGCTGAATTTCTCCCCCATCACAAGCGGGGTGGAGGTCACTATAATCGCAACGGTTGGCGAAAGATTTTTAGAAGAAGTAATCACAGGATTTTCCACGTCTCGAATTTTTAATTCTACTACAAAAATACGATTCCTAGGTGGATCGCCGCAAGTCTTTAAACCGACGATGCCATTCACTTTAAATTTAGTCgcgtcgtttcatgataattcagTATTGAGACCAAGTCAATTAAAAGGAGCCGTAATGGAAATTCGTGcagatattgaaatgagatcggGCGGTCGCAGAACGCTAGAAACTCAGATCTTGAAACATTCGCCGGACAACGAAGGTGTTTGGTCCACTGAAATTGATTTTAGAAAACAACTTGGCCTAGAACAGAATATGGAACAAGCGCAGCAAATTCTCAATGATATTTTTTCCATGAAAGTGTTTGCTTACCTGACCGACGGAGAGGGATACAGAACGCAGACCGAGCTATTGTTAATAGCCCATGAGTCACCTAATCAGCAacacataaagatatcaacgtCTACAGAGAAACCCAGAGTTGGAGAATACATGATATTCCATGTTCAAACGAATTTCTACATCGATACGTTCAACTACCTTATTATGGCAAAAGGTATAATACTTTTAACCGGGCAGGATAACATGCAGCACAACATTAAAACCGTTGCCATTCCTCTAAGCGCAGAAATGGCTCCTGTTGCGACTGCTGTCGTGTATCACGTTGGACAATACGGCAACGTTGTGGCAGACTCTTTGACGTTCTCCGTGAATGGCATTTCGCGTAATAACTTCACTGTATTTATTAACAATAAGAAAGCCAGGACAGGTGAGAACGTAGAGGTGGCCATTTACGGAGAACCGGGAGCGTACGTTGCTCTTTCAGGCATAGACAGAGCGTTCTACACTATGCAAGCAGGAAACGAATTAACGTACGCAAATGTGATTACTAAAATGGCACACTTCGATGAAGACACGAATGGTACTCATTCCCACACTTGGTTGTACCACGAAGGCGATCCAGATCAAATAGTTTACTTCCCGTCTTCGACTTTCGGCATAGATGTCAACAGAACGTTCGATTATATTGGATTAATAGTAATGACAGACGCATTCGTCTATCGAAGACCTGATAATTGTAACAGGACTCAAGGGTATGCGGAATGTCTCACTGGTAGGTGTTATAGACTGGATAAAAAGTGTGATGGAGTGTTTGACTGTGAGGACGGAACCGATGAGATGGCCTGCGAATACAAGAACGATACTGACATAGCACTATTCAGAAAGTGGCGATTTAACAGGCTACAGAGACAGTACGAGAACGTCTGGCTGTGGAAGGACATAAATATCGGCCCTCATGGTAGATTCATTTTCAACATAGACGTACCCAGGAGACCGGTTCACTGGATGATCACCGTCTTCAGTATGTCTCCTAGTATGGGTTTTGGCATGTTGCCAAAAGCGATCGAGTACACAGGGCTGCTGCCATTCTACATTAACGTGGAAATGCCGTCTCGCAGCAGACAAGGGGAACAGGTTGGCGTCCGTGTCTCCGTATTCAATTATTTGCGATATAACATCGAAGCCGTGGTGGTATTAGCCGGGTCTAAGGATTATAAATTCGTTCACGTCGAGGATAACGGCATCGTGCAATCGTACAGACCTCGTACGTCGTTTGGCTCGCATCAGTTCTTTATTTGGATTCCAGCTCAAGACGCAGCTATCGTTTATCTGCCGATTGTGCCAGTAAGACTTGGGGATATCAAAGTCCACGTCTATGCAACCACGGTGCTTGGAAGAGATTCCGTTACACGTACATTGCATGTAGAAGCGGATGGTGTGCCCCAACATAGACATCAGTCGATCCTGCTCGACCTTAGCAATCGTGCGTACGTATTCCAGTACATGCATGTCAATCTTACGGAGACACCGATTATAACCGACAAAGAGAATCGTTATTATGTATTTGGATCGAACAAGGCGGTGCTAAGTTTGGTTGGTGACGTAGTCGGGCCGATCTTCCCGACTATGCCTGTGAACGCTACCAGCCTCATGGATCTTCCTATGGACTGTGCCGAACAAAACATGTTCAGTTTCGCGGCTAATTTGTATACAACAATGTACATGCGTCTGATCAATCAACGTAATAGAACGCAGGAGAAAGAGAGTTTCTATTACATGAACATCGGTTACCAGAGGCAGCTTTCGTTTATGAATCCGGACGGGTCGTTTAGTTTATTCCGTAGTGATTGGAATCAGTCCTCGCCAAGCGTTTGGCTAACCGCGTATTGCGCTCGCGTTTTGCAGGAGGCACGTTTCTACGAATGGGAGAATTACCTCTACATAGATCCCGAGGTAATAGCCCAGGCTGTGTCCTGGTTGCTGAAACATCAAACACCAGAGGGATCGTTCTACGAAGTTACCTGGTTACCTGATCGTAAGATGAACAGCTCTCTAAATTACGAGAACGATATAATAACGCACAGAAACATCAGTCTTACGGCTCATGTTCTGATTACATTGCAAAGCGTGAAGGATCTGCCGGAGGGTCTAGGAACTCAGGTCGCTATTAGTGCTCTTGGGGCGATCAAGTGGTTGGAAAGGAATTTGAATTTGGTAGAGGAACGTGGCAAACCTTATGAAATAGCAATAGTCTCGTATGCATTATTGTTGGCTAAGGCTTCCACTGCGGGACGAGCTTTTAACATTTTGGCTAACCACGCGCGTAGGGAAGGAGGATTAACTTATTGGGGCAGGGAACAGGTGCCTCTTCCACCTTACAAGCTGGAGAATCAAAAACCGTTTTTACTTCCACGTTTACCGTATACATACGACTCGGAGAATATCGAAACAACCGCGTACGCTCTTCTGGTGCATGTTGCGCGGCAGGAAATAATGATAGAGCCTATAGTAAAGTGGTTGAACGCTCAGAGGTTGACGGATGGCGGTTGGGCGTCCACGCAGGATACCGCATGGGCAATGAAGGCGTTGATGGATTACACAGTTAGAACGAGAATACGAGATGTTAGCTCCTTAACTGTTACTGTGGAAGCTACGTCTCTTCAAGGACAGACTAAGACTTTGTTCGTCAATGATAAGAATCTCGCAAGGCTTCAGACGATAGAG ATACCGGAAGCATGGGGAACAGTAAAGGTACAGGCAAAGGGTGCAGGATACGcgattctgcagatgtctgtacAGTACAATGTAGATATCGCGCAATTTCAAACTCAACCACCGGTTAGGGCGTTCGATCTGGTGACCAGAGCAAATTTCCATGGCAGAAATCAGTCTCATATTTCGTATCTCAGTTGTCAGAG ATGGATAAATACAAATGAGTCTTCGCGTTCTGGTATGGCAGTGTTGGATGTAGCTATTCCAACAGGCTACATAATCCAACAACAAACCTTGGATAGATACATTCAGTCGAGGCAAGTAAGAAATCTTCAGAGAGCAAGGTTTTTAGAAAGGAAGGTGCTCTTTTATTTCGATTATCTGGACCAAGAGGAGACGTGTGTGAATTTTACCATAGAGAGGTGGTTACCAGTTGCGAATATGTCACGGTACCATCCCATCAGAGTTTATGATTATTACGCACCAG AACGTTTCAATGAAACCATATTCGATGCTCTGCCCATTTACA